A single window of Hymenobacter sp. APR13 DNA harbors:
- a CDS encoding NAD(P)-dependent oxidoreductase yields the protein MQITILGATAGVGLQAVQQALAGGHTVTALARTTASLPDHPRLRKLNGSATVVADVRQAIAGADAVLITIGTKNKKATTLYSDAARALLAATADTHFTAPVLAITGFGIGPSAPYLNWLMRLVVKGLLRKQSADKEIMEQLLAHSALNWEIVQPGILSDGPPTHSYRVLTDLHPGMKVGKIARADVAHFLLQEAARPRRLRQRTVLTS from the coding sequence ATGCAGATTACCATTCTCGGGGCCACGGCCGGCGTCGGGCTGCAGGCCGTGCAGCAGGCCCTGGCCGGCGGCCACACCGTGACGGCGCTGGCCCGCACCACCGCCTCCCTTCCCGACCATCCCCGGCTGCGCAAGCTCAACGGCAGCGCCACGGTAGTGGCCGACGTGCGGCAGGCCATTGCCGGGGCCGATGCCGTACTCATCACCATCGGCACGAAAAACAAAAAAGCCACCACGCTCTACAGCGACGCGGCACGGGCCCTGCTGGCAGCCACAGCCGACACCCACTTCACGGCCCCCGTGCTGGCCATCACGGGCTTCGGCATTGGCCCCAGCGCCCCGTACCTGAACTGGCTGATGCGCCTGGTGGTGAAGGGGCTGTTGCGGAAGCAGTCCGCCGACAAGGAAATCATGGAGCAACTACTGGCCCATAGCGCGCTGAACTGGGAAATTGTGCAGCCCGGCATTCTGTCCGACGGCCCGCCGACCCACAGCTACCGGGTCCTCACCGACCTGCACCCCGGCATGAAGGTGGGCAAAATAGCGCGCGCCGACGTGGCCCACTTCCTGCTGCAGGAAGCCGCGCGGCCCCGGCGGCTGCGTCAGCGCACGGTGCTCACCAGTTAA
- a CDS encoding alpha/beta fold hydrolase has translation MAVDLPGMGNDDATPVADTRTVARFLKALCDQLGLGPLHLVGHGVGAWVAVTFGLG, from the coding sequence ATGGCCGTAGACCTGCCCGGCATGGGCAACGATGACGCCACCCCGGTGGCCGATACCCGGACCGTGGCCCGGTTCCTGAAAGCCTTGTGCGACCAGTTGGGCCTGGGCCCGCTGCACCTGGTGGGACACGGTGTGGGCGCTTGGGTAGCCGTCACGTTTGGCCTTGGTTAA
- a CDS encoding helix-turn-helix domain-containing protein, whose protein sequence is MKAAPRTIQQFELSPLATRGVLVRAIEDPAERQPEHPVAMPHRDAHYLLLLATAGTFTLSLDFEAFPGTGPALAVVFPGQVHEFRAQPGLRGWMLSFDPTLLEADLQQALEEGLRGPRQLERDSAFYAQATALLALLTSVQQTEAANAHAARAVQALLAALLSLLAGLVQPAEPARPGRQPRGPWLARAFRQLLRQHYQHWKQPARYAAELAVSVAHLNDTVKEQTGVSVSGHIQQQSILEAKRLLCFTDSSIKEVGYAAGYEEPVYFSRLFRKVAGCTPLAFRQKFRE, encoded by the coding sequence ATGAAAGCCGCCCCGCGCACCATCCAGCAGTTTGAGCTGTCGCCCCTGGCAACCCGGGGCGTGCTGGTTCGGGCCATTGAGGACCCGGCCGAGCGGCAGCCCGAGCACCCGGTGGCCATGCCCCACCGCGACGCGCACTACCTGCTGCTGCTGGCCACCGCGGGCACCTTCACCCTGAGCCTGGACTTCGAGGCCTTCCCCGGCACCGGACCCGCGCTGGCCGTGGTTTTTCCGGGTCAGGTGCACGAGTTTCGCGCGCAGCCGGGCCTGCGGGGCTGGATGCTCAGCTTCGACCCCACGCTGCTGGAGGCCGACCTGCAGCAGGCATTGGAGGAGGGCCTGCGCGGCCCGAGGCAACTTGAGCGGGATTCGGCGTTCTATGCCCAGGCTACGGCCCTGCTGGCATTGCTGACCAGTGTGCAACAGACCGAGGCAGCCAATGCCCACGCGGCCCGGGCAGTGCAGGCGTTGCTGGCGGCCCTGCTGAGCCTGCTGGCCGGGCTGGTGCAGCCCGCCGAGCCTGCCCGCCCCGGCCGCCAGCCCCGCGGACCCTGGCTGGCGCGCGCCTTCCGGCAGCTGCTCCGGCAGCATTACCAGCACTGGAAGCAGCCCGCCCGCTACGCCGCGGAGCTGGCCGTTTCGGTGGCTCACCTCAACGATACGGTGAAGGAGCAAACGGGCGTGTCCGTATCCGGCCACATCCAGCAGCAGTCCATCCTGGAGGCCAAGCGGCTGCTGTGCTTCACGGATAGCAGCATCAAGGAAGTGGGCTACGCGGCCGGCTACGAGGAGCCGGTATACTTCAGCCGCCTGTTCCGCAAGGTAGCCGGCTGCACCCCGCTGGCGTTTCGCCAAAAATTCCGCGAATAG
- a CDS encoding antibiotic biosynthesis monooxygenase family protein, giving the protein MENKTVDLIFAFTVQPADQARYEQALAQQLAITQTEPHVLSYEIFRQAEGSYCQHERYADEAAIRLHMQNTAVPLKIWGEVTTITHMTALGPLSDEFKQEFGMDSYLPYAAVTR; this is encoded by the coding sequence ATGGAAAACAAGACCGTTGATTTGATTTTTGCCTTCACCGTGCAGCCCGCCGACCAGGCGCGCTACGAGCAGGCGCTGGCCCAGCAGCTGGCCATCACCCAAACCGAGCCGCACGTGCTCAGCTACGAGATTTTCCGCCAGGCCGAGGGCAGCTACTGCCAGCACGAGCGCTACGCCGACGAGGCGGCCATCCGGCTGCACATGCAGAACACGGCCGTCCCGCTGAAAATCTGGGGCGAAGTCACCACCATCACCCACATGACGGCGCTGGGCCCGCTGAGCGACGAGTTCAAGCAGGAATTCGGGATGGACAGCTACCTGCCCTACGCGGCCGTTACGCGCTGA
- a CDS encoding helix-turn-helix domain-containing protein: MKSSRPPLHHLRSISALHQTLQVPKPTHPLISVVDLRDMQARTEQTISYSFYTIAFKKLTGGQLRYGQQHYDFDEGVLIFTAPHQAVRLESEVPVMVEGCLVVVHPDFLQGYPLARKITEYGFFGYAVNEALHLSAAEQRQVLDMMQRLAQEVAAPITAFTQDLLVAHLDLLLTYCNQFYHRQFLTRRAANHDVVSRFEQLLAEYVAGDQLPSRGLPSMQELAGQLNLSANYLSDLLRTHTGLTARQHVQQKLLDYAKQLLTTTTLSVGEVAYRLGFEHSQSFSKFFKQHAAVSPLQYRLSVH; the protein is encoded by the coding sequence ATGAAATCGTCCCGTCCGCCGCTGCATCATCTGCGCTCCATCTCGGCCCTGCACCAGACGCTGCAGGTACCCAAGCCCACGCACCCGCTCATCAGCGTGGTGGACCTGCGGGACATGCAGGCCCGCACCGAACAAACCATTTCCTACAGCTTCTATACCATTGCGTTCAAGAAGCTGACCGGGGGGCAGCTGCGCTACGGCCAGCAGCACTACGACTTCGACGAGGGCGTGCTGATTTTCACCGCCCCGCACCAGGCCGTGCGCCTGGAGTCGGAGGTGCCGGTGATGGTGGAAGGCTGCCTGGTGGTCGTGCACCCGGATTTTCTGCAGGGGTATCCCCTGGCCCGCAAAATCACGGAGTACGGCTTTTTCGGCTACGCGGTCAACGAGGCCCTGCACCTCTCGGCCGCCGAGCAGCGGCAGGTGCTGGACATGATGCAGCGCCTGGCCCAGGAGGTGGCCGCGCCCATCACGGCCTTCACCCAGGACCTGCTGGTGGCCCACCTCGACCTGCTGCTGACCTACTGCAACCAGTTTTACCACCGGCAGTTTCTCACGCGCCGGGCGGCCAATCACGACGTGGTGAGCCGTTTCGAGCAGCTGCTGGCCGAGTACGTGGCCGGCGACCAGCTCCCCAGCCGGGGGCTGCCCAGCATGCAGGAGCTGGCCGGGCAGCTGAACTTATCGGCCAACTACCTCAGCGACCTGCTGCGCACCCATACGGGCCTCACCGCCCGGCAGCACGTGCAGCAGAAACTACTCGACTACGCCAAACAGCTGCTCACCACCACCACCCTCTCGGTGGGGGAAGTGGCCTACCGCCTGGGCTTCGAGCATTCCCAGTCGTTCAGCAAGTTTTTCAAGCAGCACGCCGCCGTCTCACCCCTCCAGTACCGGCTGTCTGTTCACTAA
- a CDS encoding SDR family NAD(P)-dependent oxidoreductase has protein sequence MDTHANNPQVWFITGASKGFGLELVKQLLAQGNQVAATSRNVDELRAAVGSYSANFLPLAVELTAEIGVAQAIAATVQQFGRIDVVVNNAGYGQLGSLEEVTDTEARENFDVNVFGTLNVIRQAMPQLRRQQQGHIFNFSSIAGIQGGFPGWGVYCATKFAVEGLSEALAAEVAPLGVKVTVVAPGYFRTNFLQSGSLKLAADKLPAYQIVRDNEAYHDQVREANSQLGDPAKGAAALIRIAAEPNPPLHLLLGADAYGLAEAKIKSLQADMATWQALSHATAAEPVHA, from the coding sequence ATGGACACTCACGCAAACAATCCGCAAGTCTGGTTTATTACCGGAGCCTCCAAAGGCTTCGGGCTCGAACTGGTGAAACAACTGCTGGCGCAAGGCAACCAGGTAGCGGCCACCTCCCGCAACGTTGATGAGCTGCGGGCCGCCGTCGGCTCCTACTCTGCTAATTTTCTGCCGCTGGCCGTGGAGCTGACGGCCGAAATCGGCGTAGCCCAAGCCATTGCGGCCACCGTGCAGCAGTTCGGCCGCATAGATGTGGTAGTCAACAATGCCGGCTATGGCCAGCTAGGCAGCTTGGAAGAAGTAACCGACACAGAGGCGCGCGAAAACTTCGATGTCAACGTGTTTGGCACGCTCAACGTCATTCGCCAGGCCATGCCACAGCTGCGCCGGCAGCAGCAGGGTCACATCTTCAACTTCTCCTCCATTGCTGGTATTCAGGGCGGTTTCCCTGGCTGGGGAGTGTACTGCGCCACCAAATTTGCGGTCGAAGGTCTCTCCGAAGCACTGGCTGCGGAGGTCGCCCCGCTCGGGGTAAAAGTGACGGTTGTCGCACCCGGCTACTTCCGCACCAACTTTCTGCAGTCCGGCTCCCTGAAACTGGCCGCCGACAAACTGCCCGCGTACCAGATAGTGCGCGACAACGAAGCGTACCACGACCAAGTGCGGGAAGCCAACTCCCAGCTCGGTGACCCGGCGAAAGGAGCCGCGGCCCTGATTCGGATTGCCGCCGAGCCCAATCCGCCCCTGCACCTGCTGCTGGGCGCTGACGCCTACGGCCTAGCCGAGGCGAAGATCAAGAGCTTGCAGGCAGATATGGCGACCTGGCAAGCCCTGTCGCACGCCACCGCTGCCGAGCCGGTCCACGCATAG
- a CDS encoding oxidoreductase, translated as MNKVWLITGANRGIGAEIARAALAAGDYVVAASRHPETAADTFGHHPHLTALHLDVTREADAARAVQQVIDQHGRLDVVVNNAGYPLLGALETTTDAEVRRQFDTNVFGLLHVTRAVLPQLRKQRAGHIINISSMQGVIGAPASSSYSASKFAVEGLSESLQQEVAPLGIKVTLVEPGTFRTELLSDKSLHKAQDVLPDYAPTVGQTLSYVDQLSGQQPGDPQRLAAAIVQLTNEAEPPLRLLAGSDAVQYVTQALRHRLAEAEKWHALSVSTDFPT; from the coding sequence ATGAACAAAGTATGGTTGATTACCGGTGCCAACCGCGGCATCGGGGCTGAAATTGCCCGGGCGGCCCTCGCCGCCGGCGACTACGTGGTAGCCGCCAGCCGCCACCCAGAAACCGCCGCCGACACGTTCGGCCACCACCCTCACCTCACCGCCCTGCACCTGGACGTGACCCGCGAGGCCGACGCCGCGCGCGCCGTGCAGCAGGTCATCGACCAGCACGGCCGGCTCGATGTGGTGGTGAACAACGCCGGCTACCCCCTGCTCGGGGCCCTGGAAACCACCACCGATGCCGAGGTGCGCCGCCAGTTCGATACCAACGTGTTCGGGCTGCTGCACGTGACGCGGGCGGTGCTGCCGCAACTGCGCAAGCAGCGGGCCGGGCATATTATTAACATCTCCTCCATGCAGGGCGTCATCGGGGCCCCGGCCTCGTCGAGCTACAGCGCGTCCAAGTTTGCCGTGGAGGGCCTGAGTGAGTCGCTGCAGCAGGAAGTGGCGCCGCTGGGTATCAAGGTCACGCTGGTGGAGCCGGGCACCTTCCGCACGGAGCTGCTCAGCGACAAGTCGCTGCACAAGGCGCAGGATGTCTTGCCCGACTACGCCCCGACCGTGGGCCAGACGCTCAGCTACGTGGACCAGCTCAGCGGCCAGCAGCCCGGCGACCCGCAGCGGCTGGCCGCCGCCATCGTCCAACTCACCAACGAGGCGGAACCGCCGCTGCGCCTGCTGGCCGGCTCGGATGCCGTACAATACGTAACCCAGGCGCTGCGCCACCGCCTGGCGGAAGCCGAAAAGTGGCACGCGCTGTCCGTGTCGACCGATTTTCCGACCTGA
- a CDS encoding inositol monophosphatase family protein has translation MSSPLNVTAVLTAVRQAGDLFVQGYKQTPIPQDYATLLSHLQQQNDQALASLQQQLAADFPDTPWLEGDEFDSQGQKQPLDQPEYWLYDALDGAVQYLQHLPGWTLNVALVRQGRPQLAVIYAPLERELFWAQEGGGAFLNGVPLHPSTKTDPRHMVAVVNYGHQDEAYPTPDLNRKTGAAVTRLLDTFGVVRNYGPHGLQLAQVGAGRLDLFYQEGLDTYNWLAGVLIAREAGATVLNLAGQPWQWGDAGLLVAAPSAAERFLAPR, from the coding sequence ATGTCATCACCTCTCAATGTAACGGCCGTGCTCACGGCTGTCAGACAAGCCGGCGACCTGTTTGTGCAAGGCTACAAACAGACGCCCATTCCGCAGGACTACGCGACCCTGCTCTCCCACCTGCAGCAGCAGAACGACCAGGCCCTGGCCTCGCTGCAGCAGCAGCTGGCCGCCGATTTTCCGGACACACCCTGGCTGGAAGGCGACGAGTTTGACAGCCAGGGGCAGAAACAGCCCCTCGACCAGCCCGAGTACTGGCTGTACGACGCCCTCGACGGGGCCGTGCAGTACCTGCAGCACCTGCCCGGCTGGACCCTGAACGTGGCGCTGGTACGCCAGGGCCGGCCGCAGCTGGCCGTTATCTACGCCCCGCTCGAGCGGGAGCTGTTCTGGGCGCAGGAAGGCGGCGGCGCGTTTCTGAACGGGGTGCCCCTGCACCCCAGCACCAAAACCGACCCGCGCCACATGGTGGCCGTGGTGAACTATGGCCACCAGGACGAGGCCTACCCCACGCCCGACCTGAACCGGAAAACCGGGGCCGCCGTCACCCGGCTGCTCGATACGTTTGGGGTGGTGCGCAACTACGGCCCCCACGGCCTGCAGCTGGCCCAGGTGGGGGCCGGTCGGCTCGACCTGTTTTACCAGGAAGGCCTCGATACCTACAACTGGCTGGCGGGCGTGCTGATTGCCCGCGAGGCCGGGGCCACCGTGCTGAACCTGGCCGGCCAGCCCTGGCAGTGGGGCGATGCGGGCCTGCTGGTAGCCGCCCCAAGCGCGGCCGAACGGTTCCTGGCCCCCCGTTAG
- a CDS encoding helix-turn-helix domain-containing protein, translating to MSKPESLPDFYRHHFKDLAAPRPSERGLVNVFRLEDVLAPSAEPVQYSRRDFYKITLIRGRNAYHYADKSLEITGPTLLFFNPQVPYTWQPLSDDTTGFFCIFREEFFHGWGNPTLIELPLFQPGSTPAYPLTAAQDEAVSALYAKMLAELDSDYPLKYELLRNYASELIHYALKLRPSEARYQHPDARSRLAAVFLELLERQFPIESPSRRFALRSASDFARDLAVHVNHLNRCVRDTTGKTTTAHIAERLAAEARALLRHTDWNIAEVGYSLGFDEPANFNYFFKKQTGLVPSAFRRV from the coding sequence ATGTCCAAGCCTGAGAGCCTCCCCGACTTCTACCGGCACCATTTCAAGGATTTAGCCGCGCCACGCCCTTCAGAAAGGGGGCTTGTGAACGTGTTTCGGCTGGAGGACGTGCTGGCCCCCAGCGCCGAGCCGGTGCAGTACAGCCGCCGCGACTTTTACAAAATCACGCTTATCCGGGGCCGCAACGCCTACCACTACGCCGACAAAAGCCTGGAAATAACCGGGCCGACGCTGCTGTTTTTCAACCCGCAGGTGCCCTATACCTGGCAGCCCCTTTCGGACGACACCACCGGGTTTTTCTGCATTTTCCGCGAAGAGTTTTTTCACGGCTGGGGCAACCCGACCCTCATCGAATTGCCGCTGTTTCAGCCGGGCAGTACTCCGGCTTATCCCCTCACGGCCGCGCAGGACGAAGCAGTCAGTGCACTATACGCAAAGATGCTGGCGGAGCTTGATTCCGATTATCCCCTCAAATATGAACTGCTGCGCAACTACGCCTCGGAGCTGATTCACTATGCTCTCAAGCTGCGGCCCTCCGAGGCCCGCTACCAGCACCCCGATGCCAGGTCGCGGCTGGCTGCCGTATTTCTGGAGCTGCTGGAGCGGCAGTTTCCCATTGAGTCGCCAAGCCGCCGGTTTGCTCTGCGCTCGGCTAGCGACTTTGCCCGGGACCTGGCCGTGCACGTCAACCACCTCAACCGCTGCGTGCGCGACACCACCGGCAAAACCACCACCGCCCACATTGCCGAGCGCCTGGCCGCCGAGGCCCGGGCTCTGCTTCGGCACACCGACTGGAACATTGCTGAAGTCGGCTACAGCCTGGGCTTCGATGAGCCGGCCAACTTCAACTACTTTTTCAAGAAGCAGACCGGGCTGGTTCCGTCCGCTTTTCGGCGGGTTTGA
- a CDS encoding exopolysaccharide biosynthesis polyprenyl glycosylphosphotransferase — translation MERYRHYTDASRVTLLLVDVLLIFGAFRLAGRITLGHWSFSGYYPFFFIIFGLLWWILSGQYANIYRVDRLITYPEKLVHLIRTFLLHAALVLLVVAAGGVHWPPVEYLFSVYSLAMVGVVSGRFLLTFLYRSYHRHFARANSRFVIIGAGDSGQELYRFLASHDPIGNEFMGFFSDEALPAEFQGLVRGRLADLKAYCLREQINDIYFALPLDRRHLIEDLSRFADDNFLSFRIVPDFRGTMRKDVNVYFYDHLPILTIRHEPLGMRTNQVVKRVFDIVFSGLVICTIFPVIMPILALLIKLDSPGPVFFRQMRPGKRNQLFPCYKLRTMQASHGRPELQATKHDVRVTRVGQYLRKYNLDELPQFFNVLLGHMSVVGPRPNMVSQLEEYSKHIRTYHMRHAVTPGITGYAQVNGYRGETREAGTMEKRVEYDLKYVENWSFGMDMKIIGQTVWNMVRGEKNAY, via the coding sequence ATGGAACGCTACAGACACTACACAGACGCCTCACGCGTCACTCTGTTGTTAGTTGATGTGCTCCTGATCTTCGGAGCCTTCCGACTGGCTGGCCGTATCACCTTGGGCCACTGGTCCTTCAGTGGATACTACCCGTTTTTCTTTATCATCTTCGGGCTGCTCTGGTGGATTCTTTCGGGCCAGTATGCCAACATCTACCGGGTTGACCGGCTGATTACATACCCGGAGAAACTGGTGCATCTGATCCGGACGTTTCTGCTGCATGCGGCCTTGGTGCTGCTGGTGGTGGCCGCGGGTGGCGTGCATTGGCCACCGGTCGAGTATCTGTTTTCGGTGTACAGTCTCGCCATGGTGGGGGTCGTTTCGGGCCGGTTTCTGCTGACGTTCCTATACCGCTCGTATCACCGGCATTTTGCGCGGGCCAACAGCCGCTTCGTTATCATCGGAGCCGGTGACAGCGGCCAGGAGCTGTACCGGTTTCTGGCCTCGCACGATCCTATCGGCAACGAGTTCATGGGCTTCTTCTCCGACGAGGCGCTGCCCGCGGAATTCCAGGGCCTGGTGCGCGGCCGTCTGGCCGATCTGAAGGCCTACTGCCTGCGCGAGCAAATCAACGATATCTACTTTGCGCTGCCGCTTGACCGGCGCCATCTCATCGAAGACCTCTCGCGCTTCGCCGACGACAATTTCCTCTCCTTCCGCATCGTGCCCGACTTCCGCGGCACCATGCGCAAAGACGTCAACGTGTATTTCTACGACCATCTGCCCATCCTGACCATCCGGCACGAGCCGCTGGGCATGCGCACCAATCAGGTAGTAAAGCGGGTATTTGATATCGTGTTTTCGGGGCTGGTCATCTGCACCATCTTCCCGGTTATCATGCCCATCCTGGCCTTGCTGATCAAGCTGGACTCGCCGGGGCCGGTGTTCTTCCGGCAGATGCGCCCGGGTAAGCGCAACCAGCTGTTTCCGTGCTACAAGCTGCGCACCATGCAGGCCAGCCACGGCCGCCCCGAGCTGCAGGCCACCAAGCACGACGTGCGCGTAACGCGGGTGGGCCAGTATCTGCGCAAGTATAATCTGGATGAGCTGCCGCAGTTTTTCAACGTGCTGCTGGGGCATATGTCGGTGGTAGGGCCGCGGCCCAATATGGTGTCGCAGCTGGAAGAGTACAGCAAGCATATCCGCACCTACCACATGCGCCACGCCGTTACGCCAGGCATCACCGGCTACGCGCAGGTAAACGGCTACCGCGGCGAAACCCGCGAGGCTGGTACCATGGAAAAACGGGTGGAATACGACCTGAAGTACGTGGAAAACTGGTCGTTCGGGATGGATATGAAAATTATCGGGCAGACTGTCTGGAACATGGTGCGAGGCGAGAAAAACGCCTATTGA